In Pyrus communis chromosome 1, drPyrComm1.1, whole genome shotgun sequence, the following are encoded in one genomic region:
- the LOC137749542 gene encoding uncharacterized protein, which translates to MQDPKMSLADEFSTPKLKKKKPSTKKRPLFLQQGNDANGASPPPVKAGQKGTKRNMKNDVSPSFQQQPERLSSDSLPDSSPSGSGYRALRLKYLLLEEESFALGSDLRAVEDEVKTLEDEKNALLDKLVVLEGLVDPSELHLS; encoded by the coding sequence ATGCAGGATCCGAAGATGTCACTGGCCGATGAGTTTTCAACTCCTAAgctgaagaaaaagaaaccctCAACCAAGAAGCGCCCCTTGTTTTTGCAACAAGGGAATGATGCGAATGGGGCTTCTCCACCTCCGGTAAAAGCAGGGCAGAAAGGAACCAAAAGAAACATGAAGAACGATGTTTCTCCATCCTTCCAGCAGCAGCCCGAGAGGTTGAGCTCAGATTCGTTGCCTGACTCCTCCCCATCTGGAAGCGGGTACCGTGCACTGAGGCTCAAGTATTTGCTGCTGGAGGAAGAGAGCTTTGCATTGGGGAGCGATCTAAGAGCGGTTGAAGATGAGGTCAAGACCCTTGAGGACGAGAAGAATGCACTTTTGGACAAGCTTGTTGTGTTAGAAGGCCTcgttgatccttcggaattgcATTTGTCGTAG
- the LOC137739816 gene encoding kinesin-like protein KIN-14E, which translates to MTIDLNPSMSQSVRTTKSSFSSSNGNEDSTPLHGSAAAAFSNGDDYDSDSSSLAPQTPRTYSMDIPAELAGAIPLIDRFQVEGFLRLMQKQIQSAGKRGFFTKKSIGPQPREKFTFEDMLCYQKDPIPTSLLKINSELVSRATKLFQIILKYMGVDSSDRVTPASLDERIELVGKMFKQTLKRTELRDELFAQISKQTRNNPDQQYLIKAWELMYLCSSSMPPSKDIGGYLSEYVHNVAHGVDIDSEVRVLAVNTLNALKRSVKAGPRHTIPGREEIEALLTGRKLTTIVFFLDETFEEITYDMATTVADAVEELAGVIKLSAFSSFSLFECRKVVTGSKSPDPGNEEYIGLDDNKYIGDLLAEFKAAKDRSKGEILHCKLTFKKKLFRELDEAVTDPMFVQLSYVQLQHDYILGNYPVGRDDAAQLSALQILVDIGFLCNPESCTDWNSLLERFLPRQIAITRAKREWEFDILSRYHLMESLTKDDARQQFLRVLRQLPYGNSVFFNVRKIDDPIGLLPGRIILGINKRGVHFFRPVPKEYLHSAELRDIMQFGSSNTAVFFKMRVAGVLHIFQFETKQGEEICVALQTHINDVMLRRYSKARTAASGSTNGDLSNNVKPSDGEVYGKRVQDLSKAVGESQRNADQLLEELCEKQKQEAKMQEELESLKQSLASEKQNLTEVRCDHDRLRSSCDEKDKALQAALLEKKSLEARLQNLGNQVAEKSNKTQQVGGDNHVLQKLEDEINLRGEELLAKEKTIRRLSDEKISLEQRLSGLEKTKSVEIDSIEKKFEQERKVLKLQVFELEKKLEGVNQELAGLKSILATKNSEVAELQSSLKELEELREMKEDIDRKNEQTAAILRMQGAQLAEIEALYKEEQLLRKRYFNTIEDMKGKIRVFCRLRPLSAKEITEKERDAVKSVDEFTIEHPWKDDKLKQHMYDRVFDGNATQEDVFEDTKYLVQSAIDGYNVCIFAYGQTGSGKTYTIYGSETNPGLTPRATAELFKILRRENNKFSFSLKAYMLELYQDTLVDLLLPKNAKRLKLEIKKDSKGMVTVENVTVLSISSHEELKSVIQRGSERRHISGTQMNEESSRSHLIVSVVIESTNLQTQSVGRGKLSFVDLAGSERIKKSGSSGSQLKEAQSINKSLSALGDVISSLSSGGQHIPYRNHKLTMLMSDSLGGNAKTLMFVNVSPAESNVEESYNSLMYASRVRSIVNDPSKNVSSKEIMRLKKLVAYWKEQAGKRGDDDDLEEIQDERPVKDRGDGRYSM; encoded by the exons GTTGAAGGATTTTTGAGGTTGATGCAGAAACAGATTCAGTCTGCTGGAAAACGCGGATTCTTTACAAAAAAATCCATTGGTCCTCAACCCCGAGAGAAGTTCACTTTTGAGGATATGTTATGCTACCAAAAG GATCCAATACCTACATCATTACTGAAAATAAATAGTGAACTGGTAAGCCGGGCAACAAAACTGTTCCAAATCATTTTGAAGTACATGGGAGTTGATTCATCTGATCGAGTTACTCCAGCAAGCTTAGATGAACGTATAGAGCTTGTTGGAAAGATGTTTAAGCAAACATTGAAGCGAACAGAGCTTCGGGATGAACTTTTTGCTCAGATttcaaaacaaacaagaaataaTCCTGATCA GCAGTATTTGATCAAAGCATGGGAATTAATGTATCTGTGTTCGTCCTCTATGCCTCCGAGCAAGGACATTGGGGGGTATCTGTCCGAGTATGTCCACAATGTTGCACATGGTGTGGATATTGACTCTGAGGTTCGAGTCCTAGCAGTAAATACATTAAATGCTTTGAAGCGTTCTGTGAAGGCTGGTCCTAGGCATACGATACCAGGCCGTGAGGAGATTGAAGCGCTTTTAACTGGTCGAAAGCTAACAAcaattgtgtttttcttggatgaaacctttgaagaaatcacatATGATATGGCAACAACAGTGGCTGATGCTGTTGAG GAACTTGCAGGGGTAATTAAACTGTCAGCCTTTTCTAGCTTTAGTCTGTTTGAATGCCGTAAAGTTGTAACTGGATCAAAATCACCTGATCCTGGAAATG AGGAGTATATTGGGTTAGATGACAACAAGTACATAGGGGATCTATTAGCAGAATTCAAGGCAGCAAAGGATCGAAGTAAAGGAGAAATATTGCATTGCAAGCTGACATTTAAGAAAAAGCTGTTTCGGGAGTTGGATGAAGCTGTCACAGATCCAATGTTTGTGCAGTTGTCCTACGTTCAG TTGCAACATGATTATATACTGGGAAATTATCCTGTTGGAAGAGATGATGCTGCGCAGCTTTCTGCATTGCAAATCTTGGTTGACATAGGATTTCTGTGCAATCCTGAATCATGCAC TGACTGGAATTCGCTTTTGGAACGCTTCCTACCCAGACAAATCGCAATCACACGAGCAAAACGAGAATGGGAGTTTGATATTCTTTCACGTTACCATTTAATG GAAAGTTTGACAAAAGATGATGCAAGACAACAATTTTTGAGAGTACTGAGACAACTTCCTTATGGGAATTCAGTCTTCTTCAATGTTCGCAAGATTGATGATCCCATTGGACTTCTTCCAGGGAGAATTATTTTGGGCATCAACAAAAGAGGG GTTCATTTTTTCCGTCCAGTTCCAAAGGAATATCTACATTCAGCTGAGCTAAGAGACATAATGCAATTTGGTAGTAGCAATACTGCTGTTTTCTTTAAGATGAGAGTTGCAGGTGTTCTTCACATATTCCAATTTGAAACAAAGCAG GGTGAAGAAATTTGTGTTGCTCTTCAAACACACATAAACGACGTCATGTTGCGGCGCTACTCTAAAGCTCGGACTGCTGCTAGTGGTTCAACAAATGGAGATCTTTCTAACAATGTTAAGCCCTCTGATGGTGAAGTGTATGGAAAACGTGTACAGGATTTGTCAAAGGCTGTTGGAGAGTCTCAGAGGAATGCTGATCAA TTGCTGGAAGAATtgtgtgaaaaacaaaaacaagaagcaaaaATGCAAGAAGAATTAGAAAGTTTGAAACAATCCTTGGCATCTGAGAAGCAAAACCTGACAGAAGTTAGATGTGATCATGATAGGCTTAGGTCATCGTGTGACGAAAAGGATAAGGCGCTTCAG GCTGCACTTCTAGAGAAAAAAAGCTTGGAAGCAAGGCTGCAGAACTTGGGTAATCAAGTGGCAGAGAAAAGTAACAAAACACAGCAAGTTGGTGGAGATAACCAC GTATTGCAAAAGCTTGAAGATGAGATAAATCTTCGTGGTGAGGAGTtgttagcaaaagaaaaaactatAAGGAGACTATCTGATGAAAAAATATCATTGGAGCAAAGACTATCTGGGCTTGAAAAGACTAAATCTGTTGAG ATTGATTCTATTGAGAAAAAATTTGAGCAAGAGCGCAAAGTGTTAAAGCTTCAAGTGTTCGAACTTGAAAAGAAGCTTGAAGGAGTTAACCAAGAATTAGCAGGTCTTAAGTCAATTCTTGCCACCAAAAACTCTGAGGTTGCTGAATTACAAAGTAGCTTAAAGGAATTGGAGGAACTGAGAGAAATGAAAGAG GACATTGATAGAAAGAATGAGCAAACTGCTGCCATCTTGAGGATGCAAGGAGCTCAACTAGCTGAGATAGAAGCGCTTTACAAAGAAGAACAACTTTTGAGGAAGCGATATTTTAATACTATAGAAG ATATGAAGGGCAAGATTAGAGTCTTCTGTCGGTTAAGACCTTTGAGTGCAAAAGAAATTACAGAAAAGGAAAGAGATGCAGTTAAAAGTGTAGATGAGTTCACAATTGAACATCCATGGAAGGATGACAAATTGAAACAACATATGTATGATCGTGTATTTGATGGTAATGCCACGCAAGAGGATGTATTTGAAGATACAAAG TATTTGGTACAATCTGCAATTGATGGGTATAATGTGTGCATATTTGCGTATGGGCAAACCGGTTCTGGAAAGACATATACCATATACGGTTCAGAAACAAATCCTGGACTTACTCCACGAGCTACTGCAGAGCTGTTTAAAATATTGAGGCGAGAGAACAACAAATTCTCATTTTCGTTAAAG GCATACATGTTGGAGTTGTATCAAGATACACTTGTAGACCTTCTCTTACCGAAAAATGCCAAGCGTTTGAAATTGGAGATCAAGAAAGATTCAAAG GGTATGGTCACGGTCGAGAATGTAACAgttctctcaatttcatcacACGAGGAACTGAAAAGTGTCATTCAAAGAGGTTCTGAACGAAGGCATATTTCCGGAACTCAGATGAACGAAGAAAGTTCAAGATCACACCTCATAGTTTCTGTTGTCATTGAAAGTACCAACCTTCAAACTCAATCTGTTGGAAGAGGAAAG CTAAGTTTTGTGGATCTTGCTGGTTCGGAAAGAATAAAGAAGTCAGGCTCTTCAGGTAGTCAACTTAAAGAAGCTCAAAGCATCAACAAGTCACTTTCAGCACTTGGGGATGTTATTAGTTCTTTATCTTCTGGTGGTCAACACATACCGTACAGGAACCATAAGTTAACGATGCTAATGAGTGATTCACTTGGTGGTAACGCCAAGACGCTTATGTTCGTTAATGTTTCTCCCGCTGAATCAAATGTGGAGGAGTCGTACAATTCTCTAAT GTATGCATCAAGAGTACGATCAATCGTGAATGATCCAAGCAAAAACGTTTCTTCAAAAGAGATCATGCGGCTGAAGAAGTTGGTTGCATATTGGAAAGAACAAGCAGGCAAGAGAGGAGACGACGATGATTTGGAAGAAATTCAGGATGAGCGACCGGTGAAAGATAGAGGTGATGGCCGCTATTCCATGTAA
- the LOC137739806 gene encoding 2-oxoglutarate-dependent dioxygenase DAO-like, with product MGAGDEDCKTIPAINLQNFPDEEEYRKLREASETWGCFRLMNHRIPVALMSEMKCVVRSMLELPLEMKEQNKDSLAFTGYIPPSKLNPLFEAFGIYDLASPQAVHGFCSQLDVTSHQREVIEKYAQATCEQVVDIGKKLAESLGVANTDFHKGWPCQFRMNKYNFSPASMGSPGLQEHTDSGFLTILQEDEDVGGLEVMNKSGAFVPVHPCPGTLFINLGDFAQVWSNGRLHNVWHRVKCSEASVRVSIATFLSGPKEEAIEAPPELVDSDHPRLYVPFVYDDYRVSKFKLLKKLQADKALALLRIPS from the exons ATGGGAGCTGGAGATGAGGATTGCAAGACAATCCCAGCCATTAATCTGCAAAATTTTCCAGATGAAGAAGAGTACAGGAAACTGAGGGAAGCTTCAGAGACATGGGGATGCTTCAGGCTTATGAACCACAGGATCCCAGTGGCTTTGATGTCAGAGATGAAGTGTGTGGTCAGATCTATGCTGGAGCTGCCCTTGGAGATGAAGGAGCAGAACAAAGATTCACTAGCTTTCACTGGCTACATACCTCCCAGCAAACTCAATCCTCTCTTTGAGGCTTTCGGTATTTACGACTTGGCCTCACCTCAGGCTGTTCATGGCTTTTGCTCTCAGTTGGATGTCACTTCCCACCAGAG AGAGGTGATAGAGAAGTATGCTCAAGCAACATGCGAGCAGGTTGTGGACATCGGGAAGAAGTTGGCAGAAAGTTTAGGGGTGGCCAACACTGATTTCCACAAGGGATGGCCTTGCCAATTCAGGATGAACAAGTACAACTTCTCTCCTGCATCAATGGGGTCCCCTGGTCTACAAGAACACACAGATTCTGGATTTCTAACAATTCTTCAAGAGGATGAAGATGTTGGTGGTCTGGAAGTGATGAACAAATCTGGTGCCTTTGTGCCTGTTCATCCTTGCCCTGGCACTCTCTTTATCAATCTTGGGGACTTCGCTCAG GTTTGGAGCAATGGGAGGCTGCACAACGTGTGGCATAGAGTGAAATGCTCGGAGGCTAGTGTTCGAGTTTCAATCGCTACATTTCTCAGCGGACCAAAAGAGGAAGCGATAGAAGCTCCGCCGGAACTGGTAGATTCGGACCACCCACGTCTCTACGTCCCTTTCGTTTACGACGATTACAGAGTTAGCAAGTTCAAACTGCTCAAAAAATTACAGGCTGATAAAGCCCTTGCACTCCTACGTATCCCTTCCTAA
- the LOC137709238 gene encoding probable L-type lectin-domain containing receptor kinase S.5 has protein sequence MSERATTSSSSSSSCHMKLKQLTAGPTALLLLLLLPAAFSDTDTLSTSQNEFGPFDQSYYNKFAVLLPATISNQALQITPDSAGNFTLYNRSGRVFYNQSFTLWKDLDSDSPDSAANGSHVASFNSSFLINVFRLNGSAVPGEGLAFLIAPDMTLPAASDGQYLGLTNATTDGDPNNHFLAVELDTFKQDFDPDDNHMGININSIRSNKTVSLSDVDIQIAPPGTRFYMVWIEYGGESHQLDVYMAEQDGDPQTGFVIRPRPTSPVLTANLNLKDIVKQKSYFGFAASTGSAIELNCVLRWNLTVELLPGGNGGNTNKGLKIGLAVGVPAVALLLLGLGGLGYYLYKRRKAAASDENILGALKSLPGSPREFSFKELKKATNNFDDKHKLGQGGFGVVYRGVLPTENMEVAVKKFSRDNLKGKDDFLAELTIINRLRHKHLVRLLGWCHKNGMLLIVYEFMPNGSLDSHLFGETENATLGWSQRYKIVAGVASALHYLHNEYDQRVVHRDLKASNIMLDSNFNSRLGDFGLARALDNEKTSYAELEGVPGTMGYIAPECFHTGKATCESDIYGFGAVLLEVVCGQRPWTKMGGFQFIVDWVWSLHREGRVLDAVDERLGNDYVAEEAKRLLLLGLACMHPIAGERPKTQTIIQIISGSVPVPQVPPFKPAFVWPSSNMPEGVSSEANTVNTTSSWPLEISVADTSDWTPRYDSQDSNGGTRQHSDSF, from the exons ATGAGCGAGCGTGCAACGacgtcgtcgtcttcttcttccagCTGCCACATGAAGCTGAAGCAGCTGACAGCCGGTCCGACGGCTCTCCTGCTGCTTCTGCTGCTGCCGGCAGCTTTCTCCGATACTGACACCCTCAGTACGTCTCAAAACGAGTTCGGCCCCTTCGACCAATCGTATTACAACAAGTTCGCGGTGCTCCTGCCGGCGACGATCAGCAACCAGGCGCTCCAGATCACGCCGGACTCAGCCGGAAACTTCACCCTCTACAACCGCTCAGGTAGAGTCTTCTACAACCAATCTTTCACGCTCTGGAAAGATTTGGATTCAGATTCTCCCGATTCCGCAGCAAACGGAAGCCACGTGGCGTCTTTCAATTCGTCGTTCCTGATTAACGTCTTTCGTCTCAACGGCTCCGCCGTCCCAGGCGAGGGCCTGGCGTTCCTCATCGCGCCGGATATGACCCTCCCGGCGGCCAGCGACGGTCAATACCTCGGTTTGACCAACGCCACCACCGACGGAGACCCCAACAACCACTTCCTCGCCGTCGAGCTCGACACATTTAAACAAGATTTCGACCCGGACGACAACCACATGGGCATCAACATCAATTCAATCCGGTCCAACAAGACCGTTTCGCTCTCGGATGTGGATATCCAGATCGCGCCTCCCGGTACCCGATTTTACATGGTCTGGATCGAATACGGCGGCGAGTCGCACCAGTTAGACGTTTATATGGCCGAGCAAGACGGGGACCCGCAGACCGGGTTCGTTATCCGGCCCAGGCCCACAAGCCCAGTCCTAACCGCCAATCTCAACCTCAAGGACATAGTGAAACAGAAATCCTATTTCGGTTTCGCCGCGTCGACCGGGAGCGCGATCGAGCTCAATTGTGTGTTGAGATGGAATCTGACGGTGGAGCTTCTGCCAGGTGGCAATGGTGGGAATACTAATAAGGGGTTGAAGATTGGGCTGGCGGTGGGTGTGCCCGCTGTGGCGCTGTTGCTGTTGGGCCTGGGCGGGTTGGGGTATTATTTGTACAAGCGGCGGAAGGCGGCGGCGTCGGACGAGAATATTTTGGGGGCGCTCAAGAGTCTTCCGGGCAGTCCGAGGGAGTTTAGTTTCAAGGAATTGAAGAAGGCGACGAACAATTTCGACGATAAGCACAAACTGGGGCAAGGCGGATTTGGGGTGGTGTATAGAGGTGTGCTGCCCACAGAGAACATGGAGGTGGCGGTGAAGAAATTTTCCCGGGATAATCTCAAGGGCAAGGACGACTTTTTGGCGGAGCTCACCATTATCAACCGGCTCCGGCACAAGCATCTCGTCCGATTACTCG GATGGTGCCACAAAAATGGAATGCTACTCATAGTCTACGAGTTCATGCCCAACGGCAGCTTGGACAGCCACCTGTTTGGCGAGACGGAAAATGCAACCCTAGGCTGGAGCCAGAGGTACAAAATCGTTGCCGGAGTAGCCTCCGCCCTACACTACCTCCACAATGAGTACGACCAACGAGTTGTCCATAGAGACCTAAAAGCCAGCAACATAATGCTAGACTCCAACTTCAACTCCCGCCTTGGGGACTTTGGCCTTGCGCGTGCCCTAGACAACGAGAAGACCTCGTACGCTGAGCTCGAGGGTGTTCCAGGAACAATGGGGTACATAGCCCCCGAGTGTTTCCACACGGGGAAAGCCACGTGCGAGTCCGATATTTACGGATTCGGGGCCGTGCTCCTAGAAGTCGTGTGTGGTCAACGGCCGTGGACCAAAATGGGAGGGTTCCAATTCATTGTGGATTGGGTTTGGTCGTTGCACAGAGAAGGGCGCGTGCTGGATGCCGTCGATGAGAGGCTGGGAAATGATTACGTGGCGGAGGAAGCCAAGAGGCTTTTGCTTCTTGGGCTGGCCTGCATGCACCCGATCGCGGGCGAGAGGCCCAAGACGCAAACTATTATCCAAATTATTTCCGGGTCGGTTCCCGTGCCCCAGGTCCCACCCTTTAAACCCGCTTTCGTGTGGCCCTCCAGCAATATGCCTGAGGGAGTGAGTAGCGAAGCAAACACAGTGAATACGACGTCGTCCTGGCCCCTTGAGATATCGGTGGCAGATACTTCTGACTGGACGCCGCGCTACGACAGCCAGGATAGCAATGGAGGAACAAGACAACATAGTGACAGCTTCTAG
- the LOC137749531 gene encoding subtilisin-like serine-protease S has protein sequence MGSFCCSGRISSILLLFLCVLAAEISICLSSKVYVVYMGSKNGEDPDEILTQNHEMLASVHTGSMEEAQASHIYSYRHGFRGFAAKLTDLQAFQISKMPGVVSVFPNSKRSLHTTHSWDFMGLLGEETMEISGYSTKNQVNVIVGFIDTGIWPESPSFDDANMPPVPARWKGRCQSGEKFTASTCNRKVIGARYYNSGYVAEEESTTRVSFRSPRDSSGHGSHTASIAAGRYVSNMTYKGLAAGGARGGAPMARIAVYKTCWNSGCYDVDLLAAFDDAIRDGVDIMSLSLGPDAPQGDYFSDAISVGSFHAVRHGILVVASSGNEGNPGSATNLAPWMLTVAASSTDRDFTSDIILENGANFTGESLSLFEMKASARIISASEANAGYFTPYQSSYCLESSLNRTKARGKVLVCRHAESSTESKLTKSMLVKKAGGVGMVLIDDADKDIAVPFVIPSAIVEQRIGHHILSYIKRTRKPMSRILPAKTILGLKPAPRVTAFSSKGPNSLTPEILKPDVTAPGLNILASWSPAAGNKQFNILSGTSMACPHVTGIAALIKAVYPSWSPAAIRSAIMTTATLLDKNHKPILVDPEGRRGNAFDYGSGFVNPKRVLDPGLVYDVHSADYVEFLCSVGYDEKAVHQITQDNSTCKQAFRTASDLNYPSITVPYLVGNFSVTRTVTNVGKPKSIYKAVVSSPVGINVTIVPNRLIFNRFGQKIQFTVNFKVAAPPSKGYAFGFFSWVSGRSRVTSPLVVRVAHSNSGLLR, from the exons TTTATATGGGAAGCAAAAATGGTGAGGATCCAGATGAGATTTTGACACAAAACCATGAAATGCTTGCTTCTGTGCACACTGGAAG CATGGAGGAAGCTCAGGCATCTCACATTTACAGTTACAGACATGGCTTCAGAGGCTTTGCTGCCAAGTTAACCGACCTCCAAGCTTTCCAAATTTCCA aGATGCCAGGAGTTGTTTCGGTTTTCCCCAATTCGAAAAGAAGCTTGCACACCACTCATTCCTGGGATTTCATGGGCCTTTTGGGTGAAGAAACTATGGAGATTTCTGGGTATTCTACCAAGAACCAAGTTAATGTCATTGTTGGTTTCATTGATACTG GAATTTGGCCTGAATCTCCAAGTTTTGATGATGCCAACATGCCTCCGGTGCCAGCTAGATGGAAGGGGCGTTGTCAATCAGGAGAAAAATTCACTGCTTCAACTTGCAACAG GAAAGTGATTGGCGCTCGATACTATAATTCTGGTTATGTAGCTGAGGAAGAGTCAACAACCAGAGTGTCATTCAGATCACCAAGGGACAGCTCCGGTCATGGCAGTCACACAGCCTCTATAGCTGCTGGTCGGTATGTGTCAAACATGACTTATAAGGGATTGGCAGCTGGAGGGGCAAGAGGAGGTGCACCAATGGCTAGGATTGCAGTGTACAAGACATGCTGGAACTCTGGTTGTTATGACGTTGACCTACTAGCGGCCTTTGATGATGCAATCAGAGACGGGGTTGATATCATGTCTCTGTCTCTTGGTCCTGATGCTCCTCAGGGAGACTATTTCAGTGATGCCATTTCTGTCGGATCATTTCATGCTGTTAGGCATGGAATTTTAGTGGTTGCTTCTTCTGGAAATGAAGGAAACCCGGGTTCTGCAACAAATTTAGCCCCATGGATGCTCACTGTTGCAGCAAGTTCAACAGATAGGGATTTCACTTCTGATATCATACTAGAAAATGGTGCTAATTTCACG GGTGAAAGTCTCAGTCTCTTTGAAATGAAAGCCTCAGCAAGAATTATTTCCGCCTCTGAAGCCAATGCAGGGTATTTTACTCCTTATCAATCCAG TTACTGTTTAGAAAGTTCCTTGAATAGAACCAAGGCCAGAGGGAAGGTTCTGGTCTGTCGACATGCTGAGAGTTCAACAGAGTCAAAGCTCACTAAAAGTATGCTAGTGAAAAAAGCTGGTGGTGTCGGGATGGTTCTCATTGATGACGCAGATAAGGATATTGCTGTCCCATTTGTCATCCCTTCAGCTATTGTTGAACAGAGGATAGGGCATCATATTTTATCTTATATTAAACGCACACG GAAACCCATGTCTCGAATTTTGCCCGCAAAGACTATACTGGGACTGAAACCTGCACCTCGTGTTACTGCGTTTTCTTCAAAAGGCCCCAATTCTTTGACACCGGAGATTTTGAAG CCCGATGTCACAGCTCCTGGACTGAATATACTAGCATCTTGGTCCCCAGCAGCAGGGAATAAGCAGTTCAACATTCTTTCTGGTACTTCCATGGCTTGCCCACATGTAACAGGAATCGCCGCCTTGATCAAAGCTGTTTATCCATCATGGTCCCCAGCAGCTATTAGATCTGCAATCATGACTACAG CTACTCTTCTGGATAAGAACCACAAACCCATCCTGGTGGACCCTGAAGGAAGAAGGGGTAACGCATTCGATTATGGCTCAGGCTTTGTGAACCCGAAAAGAGTCCTTGACCCTGGTCTTGTCTACGACGTGCATTCAGCAGACTACGTAGAATTCCTTTGTTCAGTTGGTTATGACGAGAAAGCAGTCCATCAAATCACACAAGACAACAGTACATGTAAGCAGGCATTTCGAACAGCATCTGACCTGAATTATCCATCTATCACAGTGCCGTATCTTGTAGGTAACTTCTCGGTAACTAGAACAGTGACCAATGTTGGTAAGCCAAAGAGTATATATAAAGCTGTGGTATCCTCACCCGTTGGAATCAATGTTACTATTGTCCCAAATCGATTAATCTTCAATAGGTTTGGCCAGAAGATACAGTTCACTGTAAACTTCAAGGTGGCTGCTCCACCATCGAAGGGATATGCATTCGGGTTCTTTTCATGGGTAAGTGGACGATCAAGAGTTACCAGCCCCCTGGTTGTCCGAGTTGCACATTCGAACTCAGGGCTGCTGAGATAA
- the LOC137728679 gene encoding topless-related protein 1-like, whose product MWPVTCPGQALNAPDDLPKNVTRTLNQGSIPMSMDFHPSQQTLLLGGITATNSYGYTVHRHPVFLQNSTISLCSLLLSASLFFQVAEKNKDVQLIDFVEIKFLAEQVEAYQENI is encoded by the exons ATGTGGCCAGTAACATGTCCAGGGCAAGCTTTGAATGCACCTGATGACTTGCCTAAGAATGTCACACGGACTTTGAATCAGGGCTCAATTCCCATGAGCATGGATTTTCATCCTTCACAGCAGACTCTACTTCTTGg CGGAATCACCGCCACCAACAGCTATGGCTACACAGTTCATCGTCATCCGGTATTCCTCCAAAATTCCACTATCTCTCTTTGTTCTCTCCTACTCAGTGCGTCTCTATTCTTCCAG GTTGCTGAGAAGAACAAAGATGTGCAATTAATAGATTTTGTTGAAATCAAGTTTTTAGCTGAGCAG GTGGAAGCCTATCAGGAAAATATCTGA